In Paenibacillus sonchi, the genomic stretch CTGCTTCTCCTCAAAGCGGGCGATATTGCGGCGGAGCGGAATCAGTATCAACAGCAGCAGCGCCGCCAGCACAGGGTTTACTCCCAGCAGCAGCAGCACGGCAAGATCGGCAAAAGAGACATAATACAGCAGCCTGAACAGCAGCAAAGCATTCTTCCGTCCTATATACACTGGCAGTGTATACCGCCGGTTGTCCATGTCATCCTCGATGTCGCAGATATTGTTGGCCAGCATAATTCCGGCAATTCCAAGAATCGCCGGCACGGAAAACCAGAAGAGATACAGCACCTCAGAGATATGGATATGCAGGCTGGCCCAGCCTTCGGAGAACAGCAGCGTCACCACAGTCTGGTCCGAGTGAATATACGCTGAGATAAAGATGATGACAAACCCCATAAACAGCCCGGAAAACAGCTCGCCGAGCGGCATCCGTGAAATCGGTATCGGACCGAACGAGTACAGAATGCCGATCAGGAAGGACAAGCCGCCCAGCAGAAACACCAGCAGCCCCGTCTCGGCAACAAGCGCAATCCCGCCGCCCACGGCAAGCGCGAGCAGGACAGCAATAACAGCCACCACCGTACTCTCCTTCAGCTTGTAGTGAACAATGGCATTATGCGTTTCATAGCCGTAGCCGTGGGTTTTGGCCGCTTTTTTATAATCATAATAGTTGTTGATCGCCGTTGTCGCCATGTCAAAGCTCAGCAGGGACACGAACATCAAGGCAAAACGCAGAACATAGAAATCCTCGAACCGGTACAGGGCATACAATGTCCCCAGTAGAAAAGGCAGCATGCTCGCCACCTTTGTCGGCAGCTCGACAAATTGCAAAAAGCTTTTTACATTCACGGGCATTCATCCTTATCTGTCAAATAAAGCGTGCTTACGTGCCGGCAGTGGCGATGGTGATCGGGGATTGAATTATTATACATCAAATTTCGACACATTGTGGAGAAAAGCCCTGCAAAATATTCCCTATTCGTGGTACACTCTATAGTATGGTACTTATTTCCTATTCATATGAAATTTATAAAAGGGGAGCATCATGAAGCTGCGCAAAAAAATGATCATCTTCACCTGTGTTGTTGCCCTGGTTACCTTGGGGATCAACTACCTGCTTCTGCATCTCATCATGCTGAACCGTTTTGAGAAGCTGGATGAAGCCGCGCTGAAACACAGTCTGGACGATGCGCTCACTTCCTATCAGGAGGAACTGCTGGATATGAGGACCGGAATGCTGAACTACTCGCTCCGGGACGAAACCTACCGGTTCGTAGAGGCAAGCCGCTCAGCAGATCGTCCCCCTGCTGCAGATGACGGGTTTATCCGCAGCACCTTTAATAGAGCAACCTTTGAAGTCAATCATCTGGATATGATGGCTCTGCTGGACAAATCGGGGCAGCCTCTATATGGCGGGACATATGATACTGCCCGCAGGAGCATGTCCCCGCTGACACCGGAGCTGTATACACTGTTCAAGCTGATGAACAGCAGGCTGCCTGCCTTTTCAAGTGCAAATGACAGCCAAACCGGGATTGTGCTTCTCGATCGGGGTCCGATGCTGATTACGCTCACGCCTATTGCCGGCAGCAGCACAGACAAGCCGGTGATCGGCACCGCCGTTGCCGGAAGAATGCTTCAGCAGGAGGAAGTCACCCATGTCCGGGAGGACGGCCCCGCCAGTATCCAAATCACCAGAGCCACCTCAGAAATGCTGGCACAGAGCGGCGGGAAGGATCGCTGGATGAGTCCAGTCTCCGGCAGCATGATGTCGGTTCACACCGTTGTGAACGATCTGTTCGGCAACCCCGGCGTCGTTTTCACCGTGAAGCAGCCCCGGCAGATCTATGAGAGCGGGCAGGAATCGGTCTACAGCTTCCGGTTAGTCTTCTTTACTGTCACCATATTGAGCTGCATAGGAAGCATGCTCTTTGTGAACCGCTCCATCCTGGGAAGAATGTCTTCCTTAATCAAAAATATCCGGGCTATCGGCAGCAGCAAGGATTTATCCATTCGCATCATCAGTACCGGAAGGGATGAGTTCAGTGATGTGGAGCATGAATTCAACCGGATGATCAATTCCCTGGAGCAGGCCCAGGAGGAGCTTCAGCAGCAATCCATGCTTGATCCGCTGACTCAGCTGCCTAACCGCTCGCTCTTTTTCGCAAAGCTCAATGCAGCGATTGGCGCAGCCAAGGGCAGCAACCGGCAGATTGCCCTTGTCTTCATCGATCTGGATCACTTCAAGACTGTCAATGATACGCTGGGCCATGATTTCGGCGATGCCATGCTCCAAGAAATTGCCTTCCGGCTCACACAGGCCGTCGGGACACATGATGTAGTGTCACGCCTTGGCGGCGATGAATTCACCATTCTGCTCTCCGACATCCCCGATTCCGCCGCGATTTCGGCCCGGCTGTCAAGCATTCAGGACGCTCTCTCCATGCCGCATCAAATCCAGGGGCATCTCTTCTATTGCACGGCCAGCATAGGCATCAGCATTTATCCCCAGAACGGGGATGACGCCGACTATCTGGTCAAACAAGCCGATCTGGCGATGCTCCATGTCAAAGGGACGGGACGAAACAATATCTTTCAATATTCCGAGGACCTGGAAGAGAGCATCCGGCGCAAAAAGGTGTTGTCACAGCAGCTGCTCTCTGCGGCAGCCAATGCTGAGTTTGAAGTGCATTACCAGCCAATTCTCAATGCTGAGCGGCTGCAGGTGCATAAGGTGGAAGCGCTTTTGCGCTGGACCAGCCCTATCTACGGGCCTGTATCTCCGGCAGAGTTCATTCCGCTCGCGGAGACCAGCGGCTCCATTGTAAGTATCGGGGGCTGGGTGCTGCGGCAAGTCTGCGCGGATATGCGGAGGTTTCGGGAGAGCGGATTATTTCTTACCGCTGCGGTCAATATTTCAGCGCTGCAGCTGATGCAGCCTGGCCTGCTGGAGCTGTTGCTCAAGCTGCTGCATGAATATGAACTGCCGCCCTCCAGCCTGGAACTTGAGATTACGGAGAGCGTGCTGGTCAACGGAGACAGCATATTGGAGTCGCTGCAGCAGCTTAGAGCACACGGATTCCGCATTTCACTGGACGACTTCGGCACCGGCTTTTCTTCTTTGAGCTATCTGCGGCGGTTCCCTGTCGATGTAATCAAAATTGACCGCTCCTTCGTCTCTGAAATGACCCCTCACCCGCAGGGTGATATGCTGGTCAAAGCCATTATCGAGCTCAGCCACAATCTCGGGCTGAGTGTAGTGTCCGAGGGTATCGAGCTGCAGGAGCAGTTCGATATGCTCCGCAGCCTGGGCAGCGACGAGTTGCAGGGATTCTACATCAGCAAACCGGTTAGAGCCGGCGAAATCCGCTCCTTTTTATCCCGGAAAAAATCGTTTTTGGGCGAAAAATGAACAGTTCCTTTATAGGCAAGGTTCAGGCGATATGATATGATAGGCAAGCTGATAACAGCACCCGCTCCGGGTGCTGTTATCCTATGCGAACACTTATGAAAATTGGAGGCATTTATTGTTATGTCAGCGCAATCGCCAAACACCCAATCCGTCAAAATCGTCACCGCCGACCCTAGCGCCATCGGCCTGTTCGGATTGGCTATCGTCACCCTGGTCGCTTCTTCACAAAAGCTTGAAATTACAACAGGTCTCAGCTACTGCATACCTTGGGCTATTTTCCTCGGAGCCTTTGCCCAGCTGTTCGCATCCATTCAGGATGCCAAACACAACAATACCTTCGGAATGACCGCCTTCGGCGCTTATGCGTTCTTCTGGTTCGGCATGGCGGCAAGCTGGCTGATCAAGCTCGGGGTATTCGGAACAGCTTTGGCGGAAGGCGTAGACCCCAAACAGCTGGGATTTGTTTTTCTGGGATATCTGGTCTTCACCCTCTTCATGACCCTCGGCGCTGTAGAAGCAAACCGGGTGCTGCTAGTCATCTTTGTATTAATTGATTTCCTGTTCCTCGGGCTTACGATGGATTCCTTTGGAGTCGCCGCTGAGTTTTTCCATAAGCTGGCTGCCTGCTCAGAACTGGCCATTGGCATCGTTTCTCTTTACGGCTGTGGCGCGTCAGTGCTCAACGCTCATTTTGGACGCCAGTTCCTTCCGGTCGGGGCTCCGCTCGGGATCTTCAAAAAATAGCTTTCAACTGCAACGGATAAATACAGCCGCCTTCCGGCGGGACGTGTTTATCCTTTTTTTAATTTTGTAGGACCACTGTAAGCTTTTCCCTTGCGCAAAGGCGATAAAGATGACATGCTATAGAGACATCTACGACATATATCGACATTTTCCTGTGGGCGGGAACCGCTTCGAAATGAATGGTAAAAATAATGTTGAATTTTTTTGATATCGGAGGCACTCCATGGCTTTCATTAATAAAAAGCCTTTAACGATCATCCTCGGCTTTGTCGTCGTTCTTCAGCTCTCTCTATTTTACTATTACTCTTTATCAGTAGACCGGGAGTACCGGGCTGAAAAAGCCGACCTGTCCTCACAAGCAGTCATGCTAACCTCAAACATTGAAGAGAGAGTCTCGATTGTCAAAGGCGTCAGTTCCTTTATACAAACGGTCGGCTTTGATGCTGATCCAAACCTGATTAATGAGTATCTGCACACCGCATACAACAATAATTCAAGCAACGTTATGAATATCATGATCGCTCCGGACGGCCTCATCCGTTACTTATATCCTCTCTCAGGCAACACAGCGATTCTGGGCAAAAGCCTGCTGCTGGATTCAGCACTGTCCTCACCCGGCATGGTCCAAGAAACCATCCGCTCCGGCGGCATTACAATAGACGGGCCCCGGACTCTC encodes the following:
- a CDS encoding 1,4-dihydroxy-2-naphthoate polyprenyltransferase; this encodes MNVKSFLQFVELPTKVASMLPFLLGTLYALYRFEDFYVLRFALMFVSLLSFDMATTAINNYYDYKKAAKTHGYGYETHNAIVHYKLKESTVVAVIAVLLALAVGGGIALVAETGLLVFLLGGLSFLIGILYSFGPIPISRMPLGELFSGLFMGFVIIFISAYIHSDQTVVTLLFSEGWASLHIHISEVLYLFWFSVPAILGIAGIMLANNICDIEDDMDNRRYTLPVYIGRKNALLLFRLLYYVSFADLAVLLLLGVNPVLAALLLLILIPLRRNIARFEEKQEKATTFILSVKNFMLMSVARIAVLGAAILLKVLL
- a CDS encoding EAL domain-containing protein, which produces MKLRKKMIIFTCVVALVTLGINYLLLHLIMLNRFEKLDEAALKHSLDDALTSYQEELLDMRTGMLNYSLRDETYRFVEASRSADRPPAADDGFIRSTFNRATFEVNHLDMMALLDKSGQPLYGGTYDTARRSMSPLTPELYTLFKLMNSRLPAFSSANDSQTGIVLLDRGPMLITLTPIAGSSTDKPVIGTAVAGRMLQQEEVTHVREDGPASIQITRATSEMLAQSGGKDRWMSPVSGSMMSVHTVVNDLFGNPGVVFTVKQPRQIYESGQESVYSFRLVFFTVTILSCIGSMLFVNRSILGRMSSLIKNIRAIGSSKDLSIRIISTGRDEFSDVEHEFNRMINSLEQAQEELQQQSMLDPLTQLPNRSLFFAKLNAAIGAAKGSNRQIALVFIDLDHFKTVNDTLGHDFGDAMLQEIAFRLTQAVGTHDVVSRLGGDEFTILLSDIPDSAAISARLSSIQDALSMPHQIQGHLFYCTASIGISIYPQNGDDADYLVKQADLAMLHVKGTGRNNIFQYSEDLEESIRRKKVLSQQLLSAAANAEFEVHYQPILNAERLQVHKVEALLRWTSPIYGPVSPAEFIPLAETSGSIVSIGGWVLRQVCADMRRFRESGLFLTAAVNISALQLMQPGLLELLLKLLHEYELPPSSLELEITESVLVNGDSILESLQQLRAHGFRISLDDFGTGFSSLSYLRRFPVDVIKIDRSFVSEMTPHPQGDMLVKAIIELSHNLGLSVVSEGIELQEQFDMLRSLGSDELQGFYISKPVRAGEIRSFLSRKKSFLGEK
- a CDS encoding acetate uptake transporter, encoding MSAQSPNTQSVKIVTADPSAIGLFGLAIVTLVASSQKLEITTGLSYCIPWAIFLGAFAQLFASIQDAKHNNTFGMTAFGAYAFFWFGMAASWLIKLGVFGTALAEGVDPKQLGFVFLGYLVFTLFMTLGAVEANRVLLVIFVLIDFLFLGLTMDSFGVAAEFFHKLAACSELAIGIVSLYGCGASVLNAHFGRQFLPVGAPLGIFKK